A DNA window from Phaeodactylum tricornutum CCAP 1055/1 chromosome 31, whole genome shotgun sequence contains the following coding sequences:
- a CDS encoding predicted protein, producing MDGPPSYITFDRLSLKQTFRRVCDIFVDRYDVFLPLSAISMVPFLLIMITTVEVAVSYVMQFNEQGDVDFGKHVVGLTIIFAIETIAYLVTTIIGQAGMIRAVAEMYSGRQPNWYACFQRALPHFWSLLGASCLYGLAILLGLLVVLLVRAAVFTFLTKNATVGIFVISILLSCFAAFVLYLSVCMTLFVPAIVIESKSAVAGVRRAFELASSRWCYVFCYVFIFTAGSMLINGVVRRVVGGGDPTHPSAMIMGVIVSYFPQVFLLPCSNILQTVLYFNLRIDKESMNAEILALDMASSALREDERRPPAPSNYREIPLLDDDDRVEAPSQVIPATEVV from the exons ATGGATGGCCCTCCCTCCTATATCACATTCGATCGTCTTTCTCTGAAGCAGACGTTCAGACGAGTCTGTGATATCTTTGTTGATCGCTACGACGTGTTCTTGCCCCTATCAGCAATTTCCATGGTTCCATTCCTGTTGATAATGATTACCACGGTGGAAGTGGCCGTTTCGTACGTGATGCAATTCAACGAACAAGGCGATGTAGATTTTGGCAAGCACGTAGTCGGATTGACCATTATCTTCGCGATTGAAACGATAGCGTATTTGGTAACAACCATTATTGGGCAAGCTGGGATGATACGAGCCGTAGCTGAAATGTACTCGGGTAGGCAGCCTAACTGGTACGCGTGCTTCCAGCGAGCTTTACCGCACTTTTGGTCATTGCTCGGTGCGAGCTGTCTCTACGGTTTAGCCATTCTTCTGGGACTCCTAGTCGTACTTCTGGTCCGAGCTGCGGTGTTCACCTTTTTGACGAAGAACGCGACAGTAGGTATTTTTGTTATTTCCATTCTGTTGAGTTGCTTTGCTGCTTTTGTTCTTTACCTTTCGGTTTGTATGACTCTATTCGTCCCTGCTATTGTGATTGAGAGCAAATCCGCAGTTGCCGGAGTCAGGCGGGCCTTTGAGCTTGCTTCTTCTCGGTGGTGCTACGTGTTTTGTTATGTTTTCATCTTCACTGCGGGCTCAATGCTCATTAATGGAGTAGTCAGGCGAGTTGTCGGCGGGGGAGATCCGACACATCCATCCGCGATGATCATGGGAGTGATAGTATCATACTTTCCACAAGTGTTCCTCCTGCCCTGCTCCAACAT TCTGCAGACTGTCCTGTACTTCAATCTGCGCATCGACAAGGAGAGTATGAACGCGGAGATTTTGGCCCTGGACATGGCATCATCGGCATTGCGAGAGGATGAACGACGTCCGCCCGCTCCTTCCAACTATCGTGAAATTCCTTTGttggacgatgacgaccGAGTGGAAGCTCCGAGTCAGGTAATCCCTGCAACCGAGGTTGTGTGA
- a CDS encoding predicted protein, producing the protein MAQFKVTASILLSALLLQGSQAKFFSEDSEVLTVNRVPKISKSGNKSQPLREPESVPSSSFSGGFITAEKEVSTAFRDRTSTAFGRVSWGNNTLKRSKRTKSAKGSDPGSSDSTPGSEILTVIRQRQKRGGKGSSKDDNALRTIEPKESPTPSPVDLSTFSPGMIDETPQPSPEETFAPTLTGTTPVPSIIQTNPGVLATPFPTDEDALPTPFPTFFPTANENPFPTIPQSTFLPTPTPLCFESSLELQFAVDEYLLDSSPDTEVAFFYGHPMEEWCVSSIVDFSNLFSAFRNSDTSTFNEPLNGWDMSSAETLENMFAGAESFDQPLFDWDTSNVSTMTRAFSGAESFNSDIRAWDTSNVLDMQAMFAGAISFNGNIASWDIRNVENLSFMFAEATSFAGDLSQWEPLSAISMVQMFLGASSFNSDISRWDVSAVELFSSMFNEAISFNQDISGFDLSSATNLDRMMFMAESFSQDVCNWGSTLDPFLAPFEVFQGTDCPNVSDPSLDNTPPGPLCFQCS; encoded by the coding sequence ATGGCGCAATTTAAAGTTACAGCTTCCATTCTGCTCAgtgctttgcttttgcaaGGATCGCAGGCTAAGTTTTTCTCGGAGGACTCTGAGgtcctcactgtcaatcgtGTACCAAAGATTAGCAAAAGTGGCAACAAAAGCCAACCTCTAAGGGAACCGGAATCGGTGccttcgtcgtctttttcggGCGGTTTTATTACAGCCGAAAAGGAAGTTTCGACTGCCTTCCGAGACCGTACCAGTACCGCTTTTGGCCGAGTCTCCTGGGGAAACAATACTCTCAAACGGAGCAAAAGGACAAAGAGTGCCAAAGGCTCCGACCCAGGAAGCTCAGATTCAACTCCGGGCAGCGAGATTCTAACTGTCATTCGTCAACGGCAAAAACGAGGGGGTAAGGGTTCGAGCAAGGATGACAACGCTTTACGAACGATTGAGCCAAAAGAGAGCCCCACTCCGTCACCGGTGGAcctttccactttttctccCGGTATGATCGACGAAACGCCCCAACCCAGCCCCGAAGAAACTTTTGCCCCCACATTGACTGGAACGACGCCTGTACCAAGCATAATTCAGACAAATCCTGGAGTACTGGCAACACCATTTCCTACTGACGAAGATGCCTTGCCGACGCCTTTTCCTACATTCTTTCCAACTGCGAACGAAAACCCTTTCCCTACCATTCCACAAAGTACATTCTTGCCCACTCCCACACCTCTATGCTTCGAGTCATCGCTGGAATTGCAATTCGCGGTAGACGAGTATTTGCTAGACAGCAGTCCCGACACGGAAGTGGCGTTCTTCTACGGGCATCCGATGGAAGAGTGGTGCGTCTCCAGCATCGTGGACTTCAGCAACCTTTTCTCTGCCTTTCGGAATTCGGACACCAGTACCTTCAATGAGCCTCTGAATGGTTGGGATATGTCGAGTGCcgaaacactcgaaaacatGTTCGCGGGGGCCGAAAGCTTCGACCAACCCCTGTTTGATTGGGATACGTCCAACGTGTCTACTATGACTCGAGCGTTTAGTGGAGCAGAAAGTTTCAACAGCGACATACGAGCTTGGGATACCTCAAACGTCCTAGATATGCAAGCAATGTTTGCGGGAGCTATCAGCTTTAATGGCAATATTGCTTCTTGGGACATTCGAAATGTGGAGAATTTGTCTTTCATGTTCGCTGAAGCAACGAGCTTTGCTGGGGATTTATCGCAATGGGAACCACTCAGTGCCATTTCAATGGTGCAAATGTTTCTCGGTGCTAGCTCATTCAACAGCGATATTTCGAGATGGGACGTATCGGCAGTCGAATTATTCTCGAGTATGTTCAACGAAGCGATTTCCTTCAACCAAGACATATCTGGATTCGATTTGTCGAGTGCGACCAATTTGGACCGTATGATGTTCATGGCAGAGTCCTTTAGCCAAGATGTATGCAACTGGGGTTCTACGCTTGACCCATTTTTGGCTCCGTTCGAAGTTTTTCAAGGCACGGATTGCCCAAACGTCTCGGATCCCAGCCTTGATAACACCCCTCCAGGTCCCCTTTGCTTTCAATGTTCGTAG
- a CDS encoding acetylornithine aminotransferase (Acetylornithine aminotransferase catalyzes the following reaction, N2-acetyl-L-ornithine + 2-oxoglutarate = N-acetyl-L-glutamate 5-semialdehyde + L-glutamate. This gene is very well conserved in cyanobacteria and plants. In the diatom, it is upregulated under conditions of nitrate starvation.) translates to MKFTMTSAPVLVLLAASTGESFLLSPSVAAASRSISALPATIEKITSSSLVPPKSIDDMMKTSETADLYDLNVQKTYGRYPLTIRNGKGCKLYTTDGKEYLDCVAGIATCALGHANDYLTNAIVQQMNSVHHVSNLYLIPSQAALAHWLCDNSVAEKVFFCNSGAEANEAAIKCARRHASNRGITKPVIITAKDSFHGRTLAALTATAQPKYHKGFGYDGQMVQGFKYITYNSVDELRAAVQEVQESGQGLAAIMMEALQGEGGIIAGDEEFFRTIREICDETGALMMCDEVQVGMGRSGRLWGYENLGVEPDIFTSAKALGGGVPIGAMMARGDAANVFGPGDHASTYGGNPLACSAGLAVASYMCEHNLLTNVKERGTQLEAGLQAVAEKYPDTLGAVRGWGLMRGVVVTDSSIPPGVIVQAAMDEGLLLVAAGSNVVRFVPPLIISADEIDAAMAMFEAAVAKVVAKNKDAKP, encoded by the exons TCTCTGCGCTGCCAGCAACCATTGAAAAGATtacttcttcgtcgttggttcCTCCCAAGTCCATTGACGACATGATGAAGACCTCGGAAACGGCGGACCTTTACGATCTCAATGTCCAAAAGACCTATGG ACGCTACCCGTTGACGATTCGGAACGGTAAAGGCTGCAAGCTCTACACCACGGACGGCAAAGAATACCTCGATTGCGTTGCCGGTATTGCGACCTGCGCTTTGGGACACGCCAACGATTATCTCACGAACGCCATTGTTCAGCAAATGAACTCCGTTCATCATGTTTCCAATCTTTACCTCATCCCCTCCCAGGCCGCCCTCGCGCACTGGCTCTGCGACAACTCCGTCGCCGAAAAGGTCTTTTTCTGCAACAGCGGAGCCGAAGCCAACGAAGCTGCCATTAAATGTGCACGACGACACGCCAGTAACCGTGGAATTACCAAGCCGGTCATTATTACGGCCAAAGACTCTTTTCACGGACGCACACTCGCCGCACTCACCGCAACGGCACAGCCCAAGTACCACAAGGGATTCGGGTACGACGGACAAATGGTCCAAGGCTTCAAGTACATTACCTACAACAGCGTTGACGAACTCCGGGCAGCAGTTCAGGAAGTGCAAGAGTCCGGACAAGGATTGGCTGCCATTATGATGGAAGCTTTGCAGGGAGAAGGTGGTATTATTGCCGGAGACGAGGAATTCTTCCGTACCATTCGAGAAATATGCGACGAAACTGGTGCCCTTATGATGTGCGACGAAGTCCAGGTCGGCATGGGGCGCTCCGGAAGATTATGGGGATACGAAAACCTGGGGGTTGAACCGGACATCTTCACTTCCGCCAAGGCCTTGGGTGGTGGCGTTCCGATCGGCGCCATGATGGCCCGCGGGGACGCCGCCAACGTCTTTGGCCCCGGTGATCACGCCAGCACCTACGGTGGTAACCCCTTGGCCTGCAGTGCGGGCCTAGCCGTCGCCTCGTACATGTGCGAGCATAATTTGCTCACCAACGTAAAGGAACGAGGTACTCAACTCGAAGCGGGTTTGCAAGCCGTGGCCGAAAAGTACCCTGACACGCTTGGGGCCGTTCGCGGATGGGGACTCATGCGAGGTGTCGTCGTGACGGATTCCTCCATTCCGCCTGGCGTTATCGTCCAAGCAGCCATGGATGAAGGTTTGCTCTTAGTGGCGGCGGGTAGCAACGTAGTGCGATTCGTGCCACCATTGATTATCAGTgcggacgaaatcgacgcGGCCATGGCCATGTTCGAAGCCGCCGTGGCCAAGGTAGTTGCTAAGAACAAGGACGCCAAGCCCTAG